The DNA sequence GAAGCGCGACGCCTCGGTCGGAATCCACGGTCCGGATCAGCTCGGCAAGCGGTGAGCCCTGGCCTGCCGTCTTCAAGATAGATTCCTCGACGGGTTTCAGCTTGCGTCCATCGAGGGTGAACGGCGGTCTTTCGGCGACGCGCACGACGGTGTCGAGCGGCGGAAGCCCCGAAAGGATGAGCTTCCCGTCGCACATGTAGCGAATGCCCTCGAGCAGGATTCGATAGATCGATAGACTCACCATGAGATCGACGGGGATGACGGTCCCGCGCTCGTCGAAGCTATAGACGCCCTCTTTTGCTTTGAAGAGCGAGAGCACGATGCGATTGACCTGCATCGCGACCTGCCGCCCCAGCTCCTCCTCGGACATCACCCCGGCCTGTACAAGGGCCTCGCCAAACTTCTTCTTGCTGCTCTTCA is a window from the Vicinamibacteria bacterium genome containing:
- a CDS encoding DUF4388 domain-containing protein — translated: MATSNVERSAPSSIDWVGSLSSVPLAEVFRKIAFEEASGDLQVHLGTAIKTIYFQKGFVVFAASDQKRDRLGESLIEAGRISRHEFALASMLMKSSKKKFGEALVQAGVMSEEELGRQVAMQVNRIVLSLFKAKEGVYSFDERGTVIPVDLMVSLSIYRILLEGIRYMCDGKLILSGLPPLDTVVRVAERPPFTLDGRKLKPVEESILKTAGQGSPLAELIRTVDSDRGVAL